The Candidatus Saccharimonadales bacterium nucleotide sequence GACCAATGCGATTTCTTTTTTGCGGAAAACTCACCCGCGTATCTTTTTTATTGGCCTTGAACCGATGATAAAGCCAGCCGCAACACAAACAAAATCAGGCGTGATTGCCGTATGTGCGACCCGAGCAACACTGGCCAGCGAATCTTATGCTATTTTAAAAGAAATGTGGGCCAAAGATGTCAGAGTCATTGAACCCGACTGCCATGAATGGGCTTCGGTGATTGAGAACAACAGATCTGAAGAAATAGAGGTCGCTGCATTAGTAGCTGACCTCAGGAAGAAACGATGTGATGTGATAGTGCTCGGATGTACTCACTATCATTGGCTAAAGAAACGTTTTCAAAATGCTAATCAAAATATGATTATTCTTGAACCGACCGATGCCATACGGCAACGCATTGATCATTTCAAACAAGATTATAGTTCGTTTACTGCCGCGACAAACTGATCGCCACGATCCGTGTAATTTTTAAACATCCCAAAGCTCGCACATGCCGGACTAAGAATAACAATATCGCCGGGAATTGCTAGCCGAGTGGCTTCGGCCACTATTTCACGCATTGTCACTTGCTGACCCATATTCTTGACAGGAATTTTCGTCGAGCTAAAACTCTGCTCTATGAGGTCGGCTTGATCACCGATCGCGACAACAGCTTTTACGCCCTCACTCGCAGCCACATCTACCAAACTTGCAAAATCAACTACGCCTTTACTTGATCCACCTAAGATAAGGATTTTTGGCTGGGAGAAAGCATGAATCGCCGCGATGGCGCTGCCGATTGTAGTCGCAATACTATCATCGTAGTAACGCACATCATTGACGGTCCTCACTAGTTTTAGGCGGTGCGGTAGGCCTTTGAAATCGGAGAGGCCTGCTGCGATACTTTCTTTGTCTTGAACATACAGCCACGCAGCAGCAATTGCCGCACAGGCGTTATCTTGGTTATGTGCCCCTGGCAGAAGAAGGGCCGAAACAGCACATATTTTTTCGTCTTTATCCCAGAAAAAACCGTCTTGAACATAGACTGTATCGTGCGATTGCACACCGACTTTTTGAGCACGTGACATGCCCGCGATATTCGCCGCATACTCATTTTGCTTAGCAAAAATGACAAAATCCGACTCGGTCTGCGAAGCAACGATCTTTGCTTTGGCTGTTATATATTCCTCAAATGATGCGTGGATATCCAGATGGTCGGGCTCTATCATCAAGACGACAGCTATGTGTGGAGATTTTTTTAAATCCCATAACTGGAAGCTGCTTAATTCGTACACGACAATATCCTTGGAGGAAATATTGGGTAGTTCGTCGAGTGCCGGCTTGCCGATATTTCCAACAACATGAACTGTTTTACCCGCTCTACGTAAAATACTCGCGATGAGGCTTACCGTTGTTCCTTTGCCTTTCGTACCGGTTACGCCAATGATAGGCGCGGGACATTGGGCGAAAAACTCGTTTGCCGTTGACCACACCTTCTTTGCACCCCTCAGTTTTGCCGGGGGCATACTTGCGGTACGAACGACCATATCAAAATCATCAAGGTTTTTAAAGGCGGATTTACCTAAGCGCGTAGGAATTCCCGAGGGAGCATCGTGGAGCGACTCACGTTCATCGATGATTGTCAGATTATGACCTTGACGCGAAAAATAATCGTAATTAGATTTTCCTTCGACTGCATATCCGGCGATCGCGATGTTCATATTGCTATTTTACCGCATTAGAAAACAAGGTTGCTAGTTTGTCATTCAGGGAAACTATCTCTTCTTTTTCACCACTACTAACTCCTGCGAGAACCCAGGCATCTCCTGAGATAAACTCACGGGCGGTGTCTATCATGCGCTCACGGGTTGTACGGCGAATAGCCTCAGGGACTTTTTCGTAATCTTTTACAACGCCGTCTGCAAAATAGCGTCCGGTGTAGAAGTTGCTGATTTGTGCCACGGTTTGCGCGCCCATTTGATACCGGCCAAGTGCATACGACTTGGCAGCATCAAGCTCCGCTTCAGTAATTTTGCCATCCATAACGTGCTTCACTTCACGAACAATGATGTCAAACAGTTCATCCGCTGTTTCAAGATTTACCTCGCCGCCAAAATCCCAGCTACTATCATAAAAACCAACGGTAGTATCCGAGAAGATGTTGTATGCTAAACCACGCTTCCTGGCTGCTCCGTAAATTCTGGAGTGCATGGTACCCGTAAGGATATGGTCGAGACAATTCATGGCTTCAACCTCTTCGTCGCTGATATCGCGCGGCATCATTACCGACCAACCGAATGTAAGGTTTGAAGCCTCTTTGCGACGAATAAGAGTGGGGTTGGCCCGCGATAATTCATCGCGCGGCACCTCAAAGCGATCGCCTTCCGGAAGATCCCATTTTTCAAGCTGGCGCTTGATTTCACTTTTTCGGCCGTGGAGCTTTCCGGCTATGACAAATCGCATGTTGGTCGCGGTGTGAGTGCGCTTGTGGTGTTCACGAATATCGGCCAGGCTCACGTTTGAAATGGTTTGAAGACGCTGCCAAAAAGTATAGACGTCCTCGCCGAGCAGCTGCTGGATTTTTGGCCAGAGCACGCGATTATGATTATTAAGGTAGCCTGTTAGCTCGCTTTTTACGTTACCTTTTTCGGCTTCCAGCTCCGCTGGGTTAAACTTGGGATGACAAATCGCAACCTGTTGAAGCGCTAAAATACGATCCCATTCAAAATCAGCACAATCGGCAACATACACCATAGAAAGGTCGCTAGTATATGCGTTATGATATGCGCCATTCTTGGTAAACTCAGCTTCATATTCGTGCTCGCTTTTAAATTGCGCATTGGCGCCAAACGCCATGTGTTCCATGATATGAGCCGTTTCGTAGATGTCTTTATTGAGTACATAACGATTACCTGCTCGAAACTGAAATTGAAAGCTCATCACTGTCGCGCCGGGGATATCAATCAGGAGTCCCCGCGCTCCACTAGCTAATTTTACCTCTTCAACTGTATGCTTCATTAACGATTCCTATAGACTACTTACGGTTCTTTTTACGGTTTTGGCGCTGTGCCTTCTTTTTCTTTCGTGCATCATTTTTTTGCCGGTTAGCTTCTGTAGTAGTTTTGGCAGGCTTTGTCTTAAAGTCGCTATCGCGATTTTCCTCGCCGCCTGTTACTTCGTTGACACCGCGTTCAACGGCAGATTCAGCAAGACGAGTCAGTTCCGTATCGTGGTCTTCTTCTTGACGCGCAACGACATCACTCTTGCGAACATGCATGATAGCTCGCAAGACCTCATCACGAAGCGTATCCTGAAGACTTTCGAACAGCTTTTGAGATTCGCTCCTATACTCGACAAGCGGATCACGCTGACCTACGCTACGCCAGTGAATTCCCTCACGTAAGTGTTGCATATTCTCGAGGTGCTGCATCCATAGCGTATCGAGTACTTGTAGATACACTTCGCGCTCAACCTTTCGCATTACTTCAGCAGTAAGCTCATCCTCTTTACTCGCATAGAATGCTGTGACTTCTTTTTCGGCAAGTTCGAAACGCCGTTTGTCACGTTTTTCCGCACCAATAACCTCGACTTCTTTCGAGTCAACCGGAAAGATAGCCGTAAACTCTTCAACGAATTTAGGATTGTTCTTCGTTGGCATATAGGTAAGACGACGCACACTTTCGTTGACGAGGCGCAGAATCTCAGGCTTAATATCATCGCCTTCAAGAATTTTGCGACGCATAGTATAAACGACTCGACGATGACGGTTGATAACATTATCGTACTGGACGACGTTTTTTCGAGTGTCGAAATTATAACCCTCAACACGTTTTTGTGCTGCTTCAAGCGTTTTTGAGACGGCCTTGTTTTGAATCGACTGATCTTCTTCAACGCCCAGCGTGTCCATTAAAGAAGCGATTCGTTCACCTTGGAAAATGCGCATCAGATCGTCCTCAGTCGAAACGTAGAACTGAGTTTCACCAGGGTCGCCCTGACGTCCGCCACGACCACGGAGCTGGTTATCGATGCGGCGGGATTCGTGCCGTTCGCTACCAATTACTACCAGACCGCCCAGTTCTTTCACGCCTTTACCGAGCACGATGTCAGTACCGCGACCAGCGATGTTGGTTGCCAGCGTAATAGCACCCTTTTCACCTGCTTTGGCAATAATTGCTGCCTCACGTTCATTGTTTTTAGCGTTCAGGATTTCGTAAGGGATTTTTTCTTTATCGAGCCAGCTTGCGATCAGCTCGTTTTTGGCGATCGAAGCCGAACCAACAAGAACGGGACGGCCTTCTTTATGATATTTTTTGATAGCATCAGCAACCGCTTTTAGCTTTCCTTTCTCGGTTTTGAAAATCAAATCTTGGTGATCGATACGGGCGACTGGTCTGTTTGATGGAATTTGAATGACATCAAGACTGTAGATTTGCTGGAATTCTTCAGCTTCGGTAAATGCCGTACCCGTCATACCGGAAAGCTTGGTGTAAAGACGGAAGTAGTTTTGGAAAGAAATAGTAGCAAGCGTCATACTCTCTTGGAGTACCGCGACCTGCTCCTTAGCTTCGATCGCCTGGTGAAGCCCTTCATTATAGCGACGACCTTGCATCAAACGACCAGTGTGTTCATCAACGATGATCACCTCACCGTCATTCGTCACAACGTAATCTTTATCTCGCTTAAAGAGTGTTTGAGCACGAAGCGCTTGGTCCATATGATAAACAGAACGAACATAATCTGGAGTGTATAAATTTTTTATACCCAGCATTTTTTGCACTTTTTCAACACCCTTGTCACTCAGTGCAACGCTACGTCGTTTTTCGTCGAGTACATAATCTTCAGATACAAGCTTGGCCGCAACTTTGGCAAACTGGTAGTAACTCTCTGGATTTTCACCGGCAGGAGCACTAATGATAAGAGGAGTACGAGCTTCGTCAATAAGAATCGAGTCTACCTCGTCGACGATAGCAAAGTTTAGTTCGCGCTGGCGAAGGAGCTCTACTTCATTTACCATGTTGTCACGCAGATAATCAAAACCGAACTCATTGTTCGTGCCGTAGGTAATATCGGCGTCATATGCTTCTTTTCGTGAAACTGGGCGGAGCTTGCGCATTCGTGGGTCATCGTGAGCCTCATTATCAAAATCTTTATCAAACACGAATGAAGCGTCATTGATAATGACCCCGGTTTTCATACCAAGAAATCCATATACTTGGCCCATCCAACTGGCATCACGCTGGGCAAGATAATCGTTGACGGTCACGACATGGACACCCTTGCCCTCAAGCGCATTAAGGTACGTTGGAAGCGTGGCAACGAGCGTCTTTCCTTCACCGGTTTTCATTTCAGCCACGTTGCCTTCATGAAGCACCATGCCGCCAATAAGCTGAACGTCAAAGTGGCGCATGCCAAGCACACGATCACTCGCCTCGCGCACAAGCGCGAATGCATCTGGCAAAATCGCATCAAGCGACTCACCTTTTTCGAGGCGCTCCTTCAGGATAGTCGTTTGTTTTTGCAATTCCGACTTGGTCATTTTTTTGTAATCATCAGCCAGCGCATTAACGGCATCGACTCGCTTTTGGAGCCGTTTCAGAATACGTGCTTGTGGATCGCCAAACACTTTTGTCAGCGCTTTTTGTCGATTAATCATAAAGAATCCCTCACTTCTAGAAACTTCTGTAAAACACTACGGTTCATTATACGCTGTTTCATCTTAAGAAACAATGAAGCGAACCAGCAAAAACACAAAAACCTGATAAACTATAGGTAATGGAAAAAGACAGAGAACGTATGATCTGCCGAGGGATTTCTACAATTTTATAAAACCCTATCTTGAAGATAACATCAAGCTGACAAGAAAAGATGAGTTAATAAGCTTATGGAGAGAAGCTCTTAGTGAAGCCTCTCTGCACCCTACAATGCGTGAAGCCATAGCCGAGTGGACTGTTTCGATAGGATCGCATTCCGAATTAATTTCGGGCGGCGACATTTTTGAAGCGATTCACCAGGGGTTTGGATCGCTCGAAGTTACCGATAGCCATAAAGGAGCTGCGAAAGAAAAAGCAGATATGGAGTGGCGAAAACAGCGTGAACTTTTTAGTGGATTACTGAGGAGTTGGGTACCCGATAGACTTAGAGGGTGGCCAACTTTCGTTTCACGAGATCAAGGTTAAAAGTAAGTGCATTCCAAAGCTCCTTACCGTACTCTTCATCTTCCCCATAAGCTTCAATATCCGTCGCAAGGTCCGCTATTCTAATAAGTTCAGGGTAATTGTTATTAAAAATCATAATATCAACGTTGTTACCCCAAGTAACACTAATAATATCCCAAGCAACTTCAATAGAAGGTCTCTCATTTACCTGGGAAACCAAACTATCAATTTTTTCGACAATATCTCGTAGTATACGATCTTCCATAGCTTCATCTTAGTGTATCAAGGTCCTCGGCGAAGCTATTCTAGCTTTTCTTTCATAATATCGAGGTTGATAACTAATGTTCGCCAAAGCTCTCTGTGCTCATCATCCTCTCTCTCCAGTTCAATGTCTGCTGCTAAGTCGGCAATCGCATTGAGCTCTGAGTAACGCTGGGTCTCAAGGGTAGAAGGTCTGATTACATTATTGGACCAGATCAAATTAACTATTTTACTGGCCGTTACTTGCATACTGTCTACCTCAGTCTCCTGAACCAAAACGTCGATCTTTCCTATAGTATCCTTGATGGTTCTTTCTTCTAAATCCATAATCTCATCCTAATTGATTACCCCGAGTTTCGCTATGCCTCAAACCACGAGACATAGCGAAACCCCAGGGATTAATAGTGCTTCCACTCCTGATGAAGAAAGTTGCCGTCTTCGTCAATGACAACATGCCAATGTCCGCCATCGACAGAGAAGCGATCAGCAATCACAACATCTGTGACGTACTTGTCCCTCTTCCGATCGTAGCCGTTCTTGACTTTGACGATGCAGTCATCGTCCTCGTATTGCACGCGACTGCTGAGCATCAGCAGCACATGCACGCTGGTAAGCACGAAGGCCGATCTGACCAAAACGCTGCGCGTCCGGATGGCGGGCCGCGTTTCGCTGCGCACGCTGGCGTTCCCATTCGTCGGGGTTGCCGACGGCGAGCATCCAATCCTTGAACGCATCCCAAAAACTCAACGGAATTCCCTCTCGTCTTGGTGGTGCAAATAAAAGAACGGCCTCCGCGTAGGTAGGTCGCTCTTTTGTAATATCCTATTGTTGTATTTTAGTCAACTGCCGCTCGAGCGAAGCCACCTTTTAGGCGACTTAGTACTCCTCGCCGCCGGGATGGCGTTAGTGTTTCTTTGTATTTTCGAAGTTGACTGACAAGCTTTGCCTCAACGATATCGACTGCTGCTAGTAAATTGACGGTTGAATCTTTAGCTGTCAGGATTTTGTCGGGCACGTAAAAGATAACTTCGGCTTCGTATTTATTGCCGTGGTCACGGTTTACTTGCTTTAATTTTACGTCGGCCGAGACGCTCCGGCGTGCGTGCTTGGGAAGATAGCGGTCTAGTCGCGCGATTTTTTTGGTCACGTATTTTTTTGTGGCCGCATCGAGTTCAACTTTTACCCCTGTGATTGTTAATCGTTCAATCATGCTACCCTCCTTTATATGGATTAGGCTTTGTGTTTATTATTATACCGCATTTTGGAGAGTAATGCATGGAAGGCTTCATCGGCAGCATCTTCTATCCCTAGTTTTGCGATGTCATAATACGGGTAATCATATTTTTGACAGAGCTCCACGTATCGTTGACTTCTGAGTGCGTTGAATTCAGCCCACGTTTTTAGTTTTTCATCCGAAAAATCTTTCATCCAATCGTTATCGCCGTTGGCATCGCGGATCTCGATCAACCGAGCCAACTGATTCGGTGAGGTATCAATAAGAAAAATGGCCTTGTGCTTAAACGAAAGCATATGCACAAAATCCGGCCATAAGTTTCCTTCGATGAGAATGTCATCATCAGGCGCGTCTTCCTTTGCGGTCTTTATATAATTTTCGTAAAAACTCCACGCAACTTTATCACGTCGTCGCAAGCGATCTATTTTCTCCTCTGGAATATGCATATGATCGATCATTTTGACGCTATGTTCAAAAAGATCCGGTAGCCATTCAGGTTTTAGCATGGCATGAAGTGATGCAACAATCGCGTCACCACCAATAACGTGGCCGTCGATATGTTTTCGTACACGCTCTGCGAGTTGCGACTTCCCACAGCGCGCCGGCCCACCAATAAGATAGATCATTAAATGACCTCTTTACCACCTATATACGGACGAAGCACTTCAGGAATACGAACCGTTCCGTCGGCTTGCTGATAGTTTTCAAGTATGGCGATAGGACCGCGGCTAAGCGGTAGTGCCGTTGCATCGTTGGTATGGACCAGCTCAACTGCACCATTTTCGCGGCGAACACGTGTTTTGAGGCGACGCGCCTGGTAATCGGTCATGTAGTCGGCTGTGTGAGTTTCGCGGTATTTATTTTGCCCCGGTAGCCATACTTCAACGTCAACACCACGCGCGTTGGGCTTGCCAATATCAGCCGTACATTTCATGAGAATTTGATACGGCAATCCAAGAAGCTGCATGATCTTTTCTTGCACAGCAATTAGAAAGAGGTGCTCCTCTCGCCCTGCCTCACTTGTTGTAAGGCTTTCCATTTCCAACTTATCAAACTGATGCATGCGGAACATGCCTTCCATATCTTTGCCGTACGTTCCGGCCTCTCGGCGAAAGCTGGTAGCGTAGCCAATATAACGAACCGGCATATCCTTTTCGTCAAAAACTTCATCAGCATGCATACTACCTAAAACATGCTCAGCGCTTCCCTGAAGCCATAGGTCTTCATCCTCAATTTTGTAGCGATCATCACGCGGTTCAAGGCGATCCATTGCATCGTACAGCTCCGTTC carries:
- the secA gene encoding preprotein translocase subunit SecA, translated to MINRQKALTKVFGDPQARILKRLQKRVDAVNALADDYKKMTKSELQKQTTILKERLEKGESLDAILPDAFALVREASDRVLGMRHFDVQLIGGMVLHEGNVAEMKTGEGKTLVATLPTYLNALEGKGVHVVTVNDYLAQRDASWMGQVYGFLGMKTGVIINDASFVFDKDFDNEAHDDPRMRKLRPVSRKEAYDADITYGTNNEFGFDYLRDNMVNEVELLRQRELNFAIVDEVDSILIDEARTPLIISAPAGENPESYYQFAKVAAKLVSEDYVLDEKRRSVALSDKGVEKVQKMLGIKNLYTPDYVRSVYHMDQALRAQTLFKRDKDYVVTNDGEVIIVDEHTGRLMQGRRYNEGLHQAIEAKEQVAVLQESMTLATISFQNYFRLYTKLSGMTGTAFTEAEEFQQIYSLDVIQIPSNRPVARIDHQDLIFKTEKGKLKAVADAIKKYHKEGRPVLVGSASIAKNELIASWLDKEKIPYEILNAKNNEREAAIIAKAGEKGAITLATNIAGRGTDIVLGKGVKELGGLVVIGSERHESRRIDNQLRGRGGRQGDPGETQFYVSTEDDLMRIFQGERIASLMDTLGVEEDQSIQNKAVSKTLEAAQKRVEGYNFDTRKNVVQYDNVINRHRRVVYTMRRKILEGDDIKPEILRLVNESVRRLTYMPTKNNPKFVEEFTAIFPVDSKEVEVIGAEKRDKRRFELAEKEVTAFYASKEDELTAEVMRKVEREVYLQVLDTLWMQHLENMQHLREGIHWRSVGQRDPLVEYRSESQKLFESLQDTLRDEVLRAIMHVRKSDVVARQEEDHDTELTRLAESAVERGVNEVTGGEENRDSDFKTKPAKTTTEANRQKNDARKKKKAQRQNRKKNRK
- a CDS encoding pitrilysin family protein, coding for MKHTVEEVKLASGARGLLIDIPGATVMSFQFQFRAGNRYVLNKDIYETAHIMEHMAFGANAQFKSEHEYEAEFTKNGAYHNAYTSDLSMVYVADCADFEWDRILALQQVAICHPKFNPAELEAEKGNVKSELTGYLNNHNRVLWPKIQQLLGEDVYTFWQRLQTISNVSLADIREHHKRTHTATNMRFVIAGKLHGRKSEIKRQLEKWDLPEGDRFEVPRDELSRANPTLIRRKEASNLTFGWSVMMPRDISDEEVEAMNCLDHILTGTMHSRIYGAARKRGLAYNIFSDTTVGFYDSSWDFGGEVNLETADELFDIIVREVKHVMDGKITEAELDAAKSYALGRYQMGAQTVAQISNFYTGRYFADGVVKDYEKVPEAIRRTTRERMIDTAREFISGDAWVLAGVSSGEKEEIVSLNDKLATLFSNAVK
- a CDS encoding aspartate/glutamate racemase family protein, whose product is MKIGVFDSGIGGKIVADELQLAFTDDEILYAHDREHVPYGNKSPEEIQQLTLLAITPLINAGCTVIVIACNTASTNAISFLRKTHPRIFFIGLEPMIKPAATQTKSGVIAVCATRATLASESYAILKEMWAKDVRVIEPDCHEWASVIENNRSEEIEVAALVADLRKKRCDVIVLGCTHYHWLKKRFQNANQNMIILEPTDAIRQRIDHFKQDYSSFTAATN
- the murD gene encoding UDP-N-acetylmuramoyl-L-alanine--D-glutamate ligase — protein: MNIAIAGYAVEGKSNYDYFSRQGHNLTIIDERESLHDAPSGIPTRLGKSAFKNLDDFDMVVRTASMPPAKLRGAKKVWSTANEFFAQCPAPIIGVTGTKGKGTTVSLIASILRRAGKTVHVVGNIGKPALDELPNISSKDIVVYELSSFQLWDLKKSPHIAVVLMIEPDHLDIHASFEEYITAKAKIVASQTESDFVIFAKQNEYAANIAGMSRAQKVGVQSHDTVYVQDGFFWDKDEKICAVSALLLPGAHNQDNACAAIAAAWLYVQDKESIAAGLSDFKGLPHRLKLVRTVNDVRYYDDSIATTIGSAIAAIHAFSQPKILILGGSSKGVVDFASLVDVAASEGVKAVVAIGDQADLIEQSFSSTKIPVKNMGQQVTMREIVAEATRLAIPGDIVILSPACASFGMFKNYTDRGDQFVAAVNEL
- the serS gene encoding serine--tRNA ligase; protein product: MLDIRIIREHPKAVQQNALNKGYEVNIDELLRLDSSRRELQQETDRLREQRNTIASQMKDGKPSEQQIAEGKQVKENLIEKESALKAADEAFTTLLKKVPNMALKDVPLGASEDENVVAKKVGEPTAFDFEPKNHAELAEARGWLDKERAAKVTGSRFAYLKGDMVKLQFALIQFIMDKLSDQAFIDEVIAENNLSVSRKPFLPILPPFLLRTELYDAMDRLEPRDDRYKIEDEDLWLQGSAEHVLGSMHADEVFDEKDMPVRYIGYATSFRREAGTYGKDMEGMFRMHQFDKLEMESLTTSEAGREEHLFLIAVQEKIMQLLGLPYQILMKCTADIGKPNARGVDVEVWLPGQNKYRETHTADYMTDYQARRLKTRVRRENGAVELVHTNDATALPLSRGPIAILENYQQADGTVRIPEVLRPYIGGKEVI
- the raiA gene encoding ribosome-associated translation inhibitor RaiA, which produces MIERLTITGVKVELDAATKKYVTKKIARLDRYLPKHARRSVSADVKLKQVNRDHGNKYEAEVIFYVPDKILTAKDSTVNLLAAVDIVEAKLVSQLRKYKETLTPSRRRGVLSRLKGGFARAAVD